Below is a genomic region from Miscanthus floridulus cultivar M001 chromosome 1, ASM1932011v1, whole genome shotgun sequence.
ggtaccaaggcgtatcagctctatgacccacacggagataaggtgcttgtctcgcgcgacgtcatgttcgacgaggaagtggcttgggactagagcagtccgagcacgggggaagctggcggcttcaccagcaccttcgtcgtcgagcacttggtcatccacgatggtgcagatgctagggaagaggtgccgagcacttcaggaggAGCGCCTAGCACTCCAGCGGTAGAACCAAGCACTCCTGGGGTAGTGCTGAGCACtttgggagggatgccgagcactccaggatgAGTGTCGAGCACTCCTGGTGGGATGTCGAGCATGCCAGGAGTGGTGCCAGGAGGCTCtatagtggtggcgaccactcctagatgggtgccgagcacttctGTGGTAGAGTCAAGACGTCTTGtagtggtgtcgaccactccaagactgaggctaggcactcctacagtgtggctGAACAGTGTAGGAGTTATGACAAGCTATTCAGAAGTAGTGTCGAGCACTCAAGGTGCTGTGCCAAGCACTCTGGTAgaatagggaactccatcaacgctgatcgagttcgcctcacctccaagtgacatcactgagttcgtgaatgccttccacgaaggtgaggaggtgcggttccgtaggTTGGACGACATCATCGGCGGCATAGGTCCCTTAGGTCTGACGGGTAGGCTACTCAATGATGCAGAGCTGCTACTCGTCAGTATAGAGAAACAACCCATGTTCGCGCTAGCCGAGCGTGATGGAAACTGGCGATggacgatgctggaggagatgaaggcgatcgaggaaaatgaaaCTTggtagctcatcgatccacctttaggatgtcgtccgatcagcctgaagtgggtgtacaaggtcaagcgggacgagctcgacgctattgtcaagcacaaggcacgcctcatcgcctgaggctttgttcagtgtgagggcatagacttcgaggaggtctttgcaccaGTAGCGTGCTTGGAgtcggtccgtttgctactagccttggcaacAGCAAAGGACTGGTGCATCCATCACTTAGACgttaaatcagccttcctcaatggtgagctggcggagacgaTCTTCGTCAAGCAACCTCTAGGTTttgccgtcaagggagaggagcacagggtgctcttactatgcaaggcgctctacgggttgCGGTAGGCCTCACGAGcatggaacaccaagcttgacgctacgctgggtgagcttgggtttcAATGGTGCACAACCGAGCACATGCTCTACACGCagtgatgggggaaggaggagctcattgtcggcgtgtatgtggatgacttgatcgtcaccggcacGCGCatagaggacatcaacagcttcaaacatgagatggtggctcattttcaaatgagcgatctcgacgcactctcctactaccttagcatcgaggtgagacaggggaaggaggaactcacactcggtcagagcgcgtatgcctccaagctattggagaggagcggcatggctgagtgcaagccatgcgtgactccaatAGAGGAGCGGTTGAAGCTGATGAAGGTTAGCACCACAGCGAATATGGATGCAATactctaccagagcatcatcggtggtctatgctacctagtccacacgaggccagacATTGCATTCGCTgtaggctacgtcagtcgcttcatggaggatcctacaAAGTATCATTGGGCTATGGTAAAGTAGCTATTGCACTACGTCAAGGGGACAatggatcatgggatcatcttctCAAAGACCAGTGAGAGTAGGCTacaactcactgtgttcagcaATGCAGACATGGCAGGAGACATCGATGGACGATGGAGCACCTCTGACGTGCTCATCTTCCTCGagtcggctccaatttcatggctgtcgctgaaacagaaggtggtggcactatctacgtgtgaggcagagtacgtagctgtggccacagcggcgtgccaagttgtgtggctacaccAACTATTGGGCGAGCTGACCGACatagaagctcacccaccagcattgatggtggacaaccagcctgcCATCGCCGTCGCGAAGAATtcggttctgcacgaccggagtaaacacatcgacgtgaagttccacttcctcagggactatgtcgatggagggtagatcatcatcgagtttgtcgaaactagtcggcaacttgcggatgtcctcaccaagccgctcggacgtcttcgactcatggaGTTGAAGAAAATGAtcagcatggagggggtacaagggttagcagtaggattaggggaagattgttagataatctagtgctaccttgtgtgaacatagCAAGGGAAGACGGCActgaaaggccccctgctgtgatactataTCTGCTGCAGATGCAGgcaccgcacggctcacctgcagcactataggcacatgcagtggccaGCACAGAGTcaaccctgtatgttatctagttattaTTACaacatgtgcgctgtactaggactagatagatagagttgtataaatatacTACCacagcaactcagtaaagagagtttagatttatCATCTCacacagggcttcggccaacgctgttgtcttgtattgtgtgtgcatgctctgttctcccttcttcttctagctccagccatagtgtgtggggacggacaacgctcaTTCGTGGTTGGcatggctagtgggtgctcggcaatactagcgggtgctcggcaagactggtgagtggttcactcgccTGAACTGGTGATCCTATGGGCCAGCACATGTGACCAACCTACCCATCACACTAGTCGAGTAACCCAAAAGTTCTGAACTCTCCATTGTTTTTTTAaacgcaatggcaggagctctgcctttcaattaagatagggAAAGAAAGTTTATGTACAAGCAAAGGCACTCAAGATTAGGGTTTCAAACCCCCACAATCATGGAAAGGAGGGAAACGCACGGCCCAAAAGGGGGGACAACAGCTAAACATAAGCGATTGCAGTCTTCCTTTGCTCTATGTCTTCCTTTATCCTTACGACGACTTGCGGCACTGTTTCTATCTTGTTGTCGAAAATTCTCCGGTTTCTCTCTTTCTAAATATTCCAAAAGGTGTAGATTACTACCCCGTTAAGCCGCCTACGCTCAGATCTTAGCACTTTCCTTGCCGCCTCTTCCCACCATGACCTGATATGGGTGGGGTCTACCTGGGGTTGCTATTGAAGTTGAGTGAAGTTTTCCCACGAGTGGATTTGATCCCAAGCCACCTTTGCAAAAGGGCAACATAGGCACAGGTGTAGGGCGGTCTCTAAGGGACCGTTGCACAGCACGCATTGTTATTGGTGTGGCCACCCTCTCCTTTGTAGGTTTTGTGCCGTTAGAATTTTATCCTGCACTAAGATCCAGGCGAAGATTTTGTATCTGTTCTCCACTTGCGCTTACCAAATCAAATCCGTACGGAAGGGGATGAGCGAGCCTTTGAACTGAATTCTATAGGCCAAGCGGGTGGAGTAATTCCCATCCTTGCTCCATCACCAGATGATTGTGTCCTGGATGCCCTGCTATAGGTGCACATCCTGTATTCATATCCAAAGGGACACAAACTCCTCTATGTGAACAGCCAAGGTGATTTTCCTTCCTAGCTTGTGCATCCAATTGTTGTTCCGGAGCTCTTGTTGCACCGTTTGGTTTCTCCTTGAAACTAGGCGAAACAAGTTCAGGGCTAGGTACCTAGGAGCTTGTCCATCAAGCCAATTGTGGTGCCAAAACTTAGTCTTTGCACCGTCCCTCAAAGATATAATGATTGGGGAGTTAAAGAggagacgatcatcatcagaacatGGAAGCTCTGAGCCATTCCAAGACTTGGAATTGTCCATCCATTCTTGCCAAAGCCATCGCAACCGGAGGGCTCTCCCAAACCTATCGAGGTCAGGGACGTCTAAACCACCAAGGTCTTTTAGTCTGGTCAATGTTTTCTAGTTAACTAGGTAGTGTCCGCCATTGGCATTCTCCTCCCCCTTCCATAAGAAAGATCTCCTGATTTTGTCGATCTTTTTCTTAGCCCATGCAACCAGAGGGAAGACTATTAGGTGGTAGGTTGGCATGTAGGAGAGGACCGAGGTCACTAGAGTGAGATGTCCCGCTCTGTTTAGCCATCTTCCTTTCCATTTGGGTAACCTTTGCCGAATACAGTCTATGAGAGGTTGCACATGTATCTTTTGCAGTGATCTGATGTGGAGTTGCAGCCCCAAATATTTGCATGGGAAGCCCCCTCTAGTACCGGTGAAAGGTGACAGAACTTGGTCTAGGTCGACGTTTGCACAGCTGATTGGATGCACTGAGCTCTTTTGTAGATTAATATGGAGTCCCGAGAATGTGCCAAAAGCCTGTAGGATGATTTTGATGGCTTCTACATCATCTTTTGTCGGGCTGATGAAAATTGCTGTATTGTCTGCATACATAGAGGTTCTCCATTTTGCCGCCGTGATTGGTAAGGGGGTGAATATCCCATGTTCGATTGCTTTGTCAAGCAAATGTTGGAGCGGGTCCATAGCTATAATGAATAGCATGGGTGAAAGCAGATCCCCCTGCAGGACGCCTCTGGCATGGCTAAAAGTGGCCCCCTGCCGCCCATTAAGCAAGGGTGTCGAGGTGGATGTACGTAGGAGGATAGAGATCCATTCATACCATCGCTGTCCGAAGCCTAGAGCCTGCAGAATCTCAAGCAAGTACCCCCAATGTACCATATCAAAAGCTTTGTGGATGTCTAGTTTCATGAACAAAGCCGATATCTTCTGCTTGTGTAGCCTTTGCACCGTGCCCTAGACGTAAAGAAAATTATCATGGATGCTTCTTTTTTTTATAAATGCGCTTTGGTAGTTAGAGACGAGGGAGTTCAGTCGAGGGGCAAGTCTATTAGCTAACACTTTGGAGAAGATCTTTGCAATGCTATGGACGAGGTTGATGGGTCTAAAATCAGtaactcttgctgcatccattttttTGGGTAGAAGGATGATGCAAGCCGAGTTTAGCCATTCAAAACCCTAGGCATTCAATGTGAATAGGCTATTCATGGCTGCCATAACATCATCTTTAATGATTTCCCAACAAGCTTTGAAGAAGGCTCCCATGAAGCCATCCGGGCCTGGCGCTTTGTCGGAAGGCATGGAATATATAGTGTTTTTTATCTCTTCCTAGGAGAAAGGCACCTCTAGATCCAAGAGATCATGTTGGTTGTAGCCAAGGGATTGCCAATTGACTGTGGAAGCTCTCAGAACCATGGAGCCAATGTGATTTTTAAAATAATCTCGTATCACCTTTTCTTTATCACGATGAGCCACCACGATCCCCTCATCTATATGTAGACAATGTATGTATTCTTCCTCCAGTGTGCATTGGCTCTACTGTGGAAGAATTTTGTGTTAGAATCTCCACACCGAATGTATGTTAGCCTCGATCTCTGTTTGATTCTTGATTTTTCAATGGCTGCGAGTCCAGTGCTACGGGCTTTGAGACGGCGACATAGGTGAAGCACCATGCCAGTGAGCAACCTATGCTCTTGGGCTGCTTCTAATTGTAACAGTACTTCCTTCACTATGGCAAGTTGCATCCTCGTATCCCCTATCTTGTCTTTCTTCCAAAACTTGATTCCTTTTGCCACACGCGCCATTTTGATATGCAAGCGTTTGATAGGAAGAGCAGAGGTGACCGACCTATTCCAAGTGTTTAGGACAAGCTCTTGAAAGCCTTCCATCTTCGTCCAGTAATTTTCAAAGCGGAAGGACGTGCTATGATGGTGGTCAAGCTCTCCCTAGAGTAGCAGCGAGGTATGGTCCGACATGAGCGATGGAAGGGAGTGTAAGAAACACGCGAGGAAGAATAGCTCCCACTCCGGGTACATAGTAGTCTGTCAATTCTAGTGAGCATCGGGTTGTCCTGTTGATTGCTCCAAGTGAAGCGGCGTCCATTTAGCTTGATTTCTTTGAGCCTCAAATGATCGATCATCGCTCTAAATTCCCCCATGAGACACCGGTTTAGATTGGAGTTGTTCTTGTCTTCTGCCTGATAGATGAGATTGAAATCTCCTAGGATGAGCCATCTATTGTGCTCCGGCGAGGGAATGTTCTTCAATTCTTGGAGGAACTGAAGTTTGGCTGCATCTCCCTGTGGGTCGTATACCACTATTATTTGCCACCCTGTTCCATCCACCCTCATGTTGATCTGTGTGGTTATAGCATTCGAGGTAAGTACAATGTCGGAGAGGTCGAAGAAGTCTTCATTCACTGCAAGGAAGACACCTCCTCGCGTCTGTTCCACCGGGAGCACAATATAGGAGTTTACAAATTCGCTCCGATAGTTTGGCGCACCACATTATGATCCATAACTTGCATCTTTGTTTCTTGTAGGCATACGATGGTGGCACCAGTGGTTCTCACTAACTTGCTCACCGAGTCTTGTCGGGCGCCATCATTCAATTCCCTAACATTCTAGTTAAGCAACTTACAATTCAGCTATGCCATAAGGAAACTAATGGGCCCGTATCTAAGATTAATCTGTGGGGGGAGGCAAGCATGAAGCCATCTAGGGCTGTGGTTGTGGCAATAAGCACAAAGATAAACACACAGAGGCACATGTTCATGAAAGCAGCAAATTGGAGTCGCCGATATATGTGAAAGCCAGGGGCTGTCAGTGCAGTGATACAAAGCATGAGTTTCTTGCTCACAGAGTTTTTGCTATAGCGAACTACCAGCTGAAGGGTCCTTGCAATGTGGTGGGGGGACAACTGTAGGCCTCTGGCTGTCGCCCCACCCAAGCACCATGACTAGATGCTCACAAAAGATGTGGAACTCCTGGAGCTCCTCGAGCGGTGATCAATTACTACCATTAGTACAATGATGTACCCATGTGCATCAGCATCTATCTAGGTGTGCATAGTGGGCAGCGCTGCCACGGCGTCGAGGCCACACAATGCCATCAGAGCCTTCACGGCATCATCGGTGAGTGGTCCCTTGAATAGGCTGAAGTAGCGCAGCAATGCCTCGTCATGGCTGAGTCCTTCCACATTGAGGATGCCAAGCCTTTTCATAAGCACCTGCCTGGCCTTCGCCTAAGTATCCCCCCTTGGCCAGTTCATGGCTGCTATGCGCATGCTCCTGCGTGCCGGGACCAGGGTCCTGTTGCGTCGCTGTGGCGGGCTGGGCTGACGCACTAAAACCTATAGGATGGGTTGAGGCAGAGTTTGTGAGATTCCATCTAGGAATTCTGACACCGGCGGTGCTGTGACGGGCATGCTTTGGCCAGCGTCGTTTACCTCTAGAGTGGCGTAGGTCTGCTCCGGTAGTTGCTACTAGAGGCCATTTGGCATGCGTTGACGGCACGAGCAGCTGGTGGCCGTTTCGCGGGCGCAACGTCTGTAGTAGACGAGGCCAAGGCAGAACCGCGCCACCTGGGCGCTTCCCGCCATTTGTGCCTACTTCCGGTGTGTGGGGGGGAACATGTGGCCGCCTAAAGTAGACTCGTCTTGTGCGGAAGCGATGTTCTACAGCGAGGTGTGAGCACTGCTGTGTCGCGATGTCGTGGTCGCTGACGGGGGGAACCTGCAGTTCATTCAGGTAGGATAGAGATACAGTGGCTGTTAGCGGCTCCGAAGAAGAGTTGCTCGGTGGTGCAGCCATGGTCAGCGCCGCAGCATCAGGTGGGACGTTTGGCTTCCAGGTTGGAGAAGCTAAGAGGGAAGGGATGACAGGCAAATCATCGGATTGACATTGGTTAGCACGCACCTTGGGAGGACTTGGTGATGGGTGATGGTTGTTGCCGTTGCCACCGGTGAAATCAGGCGACTTGCAGCGTAGGCGTGGTGACGGGGACTTTGAGCGCGCCGTTGTGGTCCTCGGTGCCAAGCGCACGTGCCTGTGCGGCCTCCGGTGGGGTGTCCGTTCCCTGCTTTGGCCCCTGGTTCTACGATGGACATCCACTGGGCGGCCGGGGTCAGCGTGCTTAGTGAGCTGGTGCCGAGCCCCCGTGTTTGCCTCTGCATCATTGCATGGGGCAGATAGGCGGGCGCCATGGCCAACGGTGACGTCGTGCAGCGGGCGTCGACGACCTTCGTATTCGGGGCTCCGGTGGCGACGACCACTGTGCCTCGGCTCCGAACGCTCTCGCTCGCGGTCCTTGGGCACCCACGAAAGGCTGCGGGTGAGACGTGAGTACCAGTTGTTGCCCTGGCGTTCACGGCATCCACGACGATCATTGTCATCGTCACGATGGTAGTCGTGGATGTCAGCAGACGGTGGGTTGTGGCGGTCACGCGGCGTCCTTTCTCCATCAACGACCCCGTAGTCCCACGTGTATACATGGGGAGCAGCAACATGTCCGTCTTGGCCCGGTGGGTCTTCCACCAGGTCAAGGTGCACCAGCACCCTGAAGGTGAGTCCCCGACGTCCGTGAGCAGGCTACGAACTGTGGAACTCTGGCTTCCTGCACGACAAGGTCAGCCAGGTTACCTTTGGAATGTCGGATGGGTTGTGCATCCAGGCCTAGAGACAGAGTGCCCTGGTGTCGGCACGGTCTAGCGTAGACTTCTCGACGTAGTCAAGGTCGTAAGCTCTGGCGACTGCCCTCTTGGCGATGCTCTCGTTCTAGGCATGAAGGGGGATGGCCTCCAGGCACAGGCGAATGCGGTACTTGAGGTCGCAGATGTCACCACATGTGACCAGCTGCCACGGCCTTGTGTGGATGTCGAGGTTGCGATAGGGGAAGGTCCCCTGAGCCATAGCCTCGTGGTGGTGGTGCCGGTGCTTGAAGTCGATGAAGAAGTCTTTGGGGGTGTGCCTGACGACGGTGACATCCTCCGGACAAACCGGAAAACTAGTGGCAGATTGCCCTCTTGATGACTTCTGGCTCCACCACCGCCTGGTTCCCCCCTAGCCAGGCCACCATGCCATGCATAGAGAGGCGGTCGAGCTTTTGGTTCATGTTGTCGACAGAGAATGCGACGACACAGGTGTCCAGAGGACGGACAGAGGGGTCCCCGGGCCTGGCCATCTCGCCCGTTCCCAGCGGTGGGAAGTTGGTGTTGTCGAGTGGTGGAGGAGTATTCCTGGGCTAGGGAGCTTGGTGCCTGGaggatgaatgtctgcctttgcACACGTTGCTTTTATGCCCCCAGCGGCCACAAGAGAAGCAGTGCACCGGGTCCCTGCAGTCCGCCGCAGCATGGCCAGGGGAGAGACAACGGAAGCATTTACCTCTCATGTGCCGCTGCAGTTCATCGCTGTGGTGGTGGCTCGCCGATTTGACCTGGGTGGTTGAGGGAGTTGAATGCGCCGTGCTTTTGAACTCAGGGAGACGCCACTAGCGTCTCGGGCGCACCATTGACCATCCGTCTTCATCTTCTGACGTGAGGCGCGCGCGTGAATGCGCCCCATTGGCTTGCTGCCACGCCCCGATGATAGCCCTGAGCCACCCCCTCGGGAAGGGAAATCCCCTTGGAAGCGGGGCGTTGCAGACCGGAGGGGGGGGGGAGTTGAATGCCCAGCGGATTGAGCGCCATGCCTCACTGCAGCGGATCTGATGCAAGATTTGGTTGGTGTAGCGCCGTTGGAGAAGGAAAATCTCACCGGATGGTTGCAGAGGGGGGAGGCGAACTTGACGCGCTTGCCCGACGTGCTTCCTGTCTTGTCCGACCCGCCGGCAGCAGCAGCGCTAGTAGCAGTGGTGGCGTCGAGGCAGAGCTCCAGCCCCACGACGACCAAGGTGGGGAGTGGGGGCGCGCCGCGCCGAAAACTCGGCCCCACGGCGACCGACCCGGGGTCTAGGCAGCGGGGAGGCGACGCACGGGGGGAGAAGCGGTGGGAGACGGGCTCGATCTGTGGCTGTGGACCACCGCAAGCTATGCGAGTGGGGTGAGGAGGACGACTGCGGGGTGGGGAGCGCGCTGCAGCGCATGGCGACAGGGGGCCGCGGCCGGCGGCGGAGGAGTGTAACGGTTCCATCGAACTCTCCATTGTTTAATTGACTCACTGGCCTAATAATCGCAAAAAGGTCGTAGTACCAGTGCAAAGATTCACACTTGTGGACACTGGGCAGCAGCGATCTGATCCCAATTCCTAGATGCCAAGACACGGACGGCCGGACTGGGTGCGGCGTCAATCCTGACCTACTACGCACACGCGACGGATGGCTTCAGCGATGCTCCTCCGCTCCATGGGCTTGGTCAGGTGAAGGTCCATCCCGGCGGCAATGGTCTTCTGCCGCTGCTCCTCATCCTGCATGGCGTGGGCGGTCAAGGCGATGATCGGAGTGTGAACCCCGTAGCAGCTCTCGGCCTCGCGGATGCGCCTTGTCGCTTCGTAGCCATCCATCACGGGCATCTGGCGCAAAAAAGCAATTTGTGAACTGACAGTACAAGAAATGCAGTGCTAATTGTAGGGTTCTTGTCGAAACTGACCTGGCAATCCATAAGGATAGCATCATAGGGAGTGGACGCTGCTGCACCCGTTCGTGAGCCAGCGACTTGCGCAAGAGCAGCTTCGAACATGCTGACAGCCTTGGCTCCATCCTCTGCTACTTCAACGTCTGCTCCAAGCTGGTACAGTATCTTCTTCCCAATCGTCTGCAGAGTCAAAGTGTCCTCCACTAACAGCACACGCCTTCCGGTCAATGATTTGTCGCCGTCCCGTTTTGGTTCCGAAGACGACCGTGCGAGCGCAACCACGGCTGATTTGCCAGCCCCTGATGACCCTCCCGGCATTCTGGTCTCGGCATTTTCAGGACTAACATGAGATGGGTGATGATGGGCCTGTGCCATTTGGAGGTCCCTCAAGGTGTTCAGGAGAGCATACAACCGAGACCCATGGATTGGTTTTTGCAGGACAAGATCACAGCAAGTGTGGTGCCTCAGCCTCCCCAAATCACCAGAAGAGGTATTCGCGTCGACGAGGCAAACAATCTTGCATGGCATTTGTTTCTTGATCTCAGGGAAGTTCACCTCCGTGCATATGTTTTCCATCTTGCCGTAGTGTGCATCAATGACGACTAGAGCACCAGACCAGTGGACTCCAAAGGTGCCTGATCTTTTGAAGCTACTGCTGCTCTTCAGTGCAACAGGGAGTATTTGGCTAACCGTGTCTCTGGATCTGAAACAGAAGTCTGCGTGGCATTCGAAACTGTCCGCCGATGTCCTTGACACAGATGTACTACTATCATGACAGACATTCTCGAGAGCAGAAGCAAGGGACTCGAGTTGTGGGACTAGCCAAACTTTCATCCCAAGATTCTCCAGCCAAGATTGCAGTACCCTTCGCGTTTCATCGCCATGAACAAGAAGCATGCAATGTCCACCCTCAAAGCTACTATTGGCCTCTCTTAAGGCAGAGGCTCTGATACAGCATTGACTACTTGAACTGCCTTCTTCTATGTCATGTTGTTGTTCATGGATTCCACCCATCTTCATAAACACATTGAACCCAATGCAGGTCCCTGTTTTACCAGGCCCTTTGTCCTTGATGCTAATCTCGCCTCCCATCAAACGGACCTATATTAATTAAACAATACATatatgaaataaaatttactAATTTTTCAAGAGAACTGATATATTTAGATATCTGAAAAATGGAATTTAAACAATGGAAATACATATATAGAACTTACAAATGATTGAACAATTCCAAGCCCCAAGCCAGTTCCTCCTTGCCCTTCTTTAACCTGAACATAGTCCTCAAACAccaactctctcttttcctttgGGATTCCAATGCCAGTATCATCCACTTCAAAGTACAGCTCAACCGAGTCGGGATCATTCTGGATCGAGCTGAACGAACAACAATCCTTGCGATGTTCTCTTCCCTTGAACAGGCATAAAAAATTGGAACAGCCAAATCTTGAAGGAACACAGACTGAGCTCCTTGCAATAATAGGCCTATTTGCCCAGGCACGGAGAACGACGTGCCCTTGCTGAGTAAACTTCACGGAATTGCCGAGTACGTTGTCAAGAATCTGTTTGAGTCTCCTGAAGTCCCCTACTACGTTCCCACACAGGATAGATAAGTCACAGGGATCCCAGACCACTTCCAGCCCTTTGCTCAGACCTACAATGTTGATCATGTCCATGGACTCCTCCAGAACATTTGCTACGCTGAACTCGGCCTCGTCTAGCTGCATCTTTCCAGATTCAACCTTGCTTGTGTCTAGAATCGAGTTAAGTATCCCTACAGAAAAAAAAGAATCACATTGCATTGCAGTGTAAATAACTGTGGCATTCTATCATACAACTAGAACTATGATGGCTGTAAATAAGTGTGGTATTCTATGATTCTATCCTAGCGCCAAAAAGATTGTGGCTTTCAGAAGTCATTCACTGCAGAATACA
It encodes:
- the LOC136459363 gene encoding probable histidine kinase 2; translated protein: MPRDMGITVVALACSVVVAIAAAAFFVVLRALRRSMAREASLRANLVRQNDALRQAERKSLNKTNAFAGASHDIRSALAVITGLVDVSRVEAQTNPQMMHNLEQMDVCTNKLLGILNSILDTSKVESGKMQLDEAEFSVANVLEESMDMINIVGLSKGLEVVWDPCDLSILCGNVVGDFRRLKQILDNVLGNSVKFTQQGHVVLRAWANRPIIARSSVCVPSRFGCSNFLCLFKGREHRKDCCSFSSIQNDPDSVELYFEVDDTGIGIPKEKRELVFEDYVQVKEGQGGTGLGLGIVQSFVRLMGGEISIKDKGPGKTGTCIGFNVFMKMGGIHEQQHDIEEGSSSSQCCIRASALREANSSFEGGHCMLLVHGDETRRVLQSWLENLGMKVWLVPQLESLASALENVCHDSSTSVSRTSADSFECHADFCFRSRDTVSQILPVALKSSSSFKRSGTFGVHWSGALVVIDAHYGKMENICTEVNFPEIKKQMPCKIVCLVDANTSSGDLGRLRHHTCCDLVLQKPIHGSRLYALLNTLRDLQMAQAHHHPSHVSPENAETRMPGGSSGAGKSAVVALARSSSEPKRDGDKSLTGRRVLLVEDTLTLQTIGKKILYQLGADVEVAEDGAKAVSMFEAALAQVAGSRTGAAASTPYDAILMDCQMPVMDGYEATRRIREAESCYGVHTPIIALTAHAMQDEEQRQKTIAAGMDLHLTKPMERRSIAEAIRRVCVVGQD